In Gossypium arboreum isolate Shixiya-1 chromosome 5, ASM2569848v2, whole genome shotgun sequence, a single genomic region encodes these proteins:
- the LOC108450566 gene encoding uncharacterized protein LOC108450566, which yields MPPTHQSSSATKVSAFFSATLLLWVISVFFQILFNKRRDLLYIFAGGCFYQFANWVIRFSVSRDPLFVNTSVSLLHSAVTSVSVVFILLNQWSLTSFKSMFEHKELVEGTWPWAYQALCFSCGYFAYDQQDMLQYRLYSGFIPSILIHHLVLLICFTLALYRHITINYLILTLICELHSVFLHVRKLRRMAGVRDAESRVVKAEWILNWIMFVFTRLVSHILITGKLIKDASKFEKGIEWPLAMLGMAGMNLLNAFLGIDLFNAFKKEKKPQQNNPKRQE from the exons ATGCCTCCAACACATCAAAGTTCCAGCGCCACCAAAGTGTCCGCTTTCTTCTCAGCAACTCTGCTTCTCTGGGTGATCTCTGTTTTCTTCCAAATCCTCTTCAACAAGCGGAGGGACCTCCTTTACATCTTTGCTGGGGGTTGCTTTTACCAATTTGCCAATTGGGTCATTAGGTTTTCCGTCTCTCGTGACCCTCTCTTTGTTAACACCTCTGTTTCTCTCCTTCACTCTGCCGTTACTTCCGTTTCAG TGGTTTTCATTCTGCTTAATCAATGGTCCTTAACCAGTTTCAAGAGCATGTTTGAGCATAAGGAACTTGTCGAGGGTACTTGGCCATGGGCATACCAGGCTCTTTGCTTTTCGTGTGGTTACTTCGCGTATGATCAGCAGGATATGCTGCAGTACCGACTATATAGTGGCTTTATCCCTTCCATCTTAATCCACCATCTAGTACTCCTTATTTGCTTCACCCTTGCATTGTATCGACATATAACCATCAACTATCTTATTCTCACTCTCATTTGTGAG CTGCATTCCGTCTTTCTACATGTGAGGAAACTGAGGCGGATGGCCGGTGTCCGTGATGCCGAGAGCCGAGTCGTGAAGGCTGAATGGATTCTTAATTGGATCATGTTTGTTTTCACCAGACTCGTATCACACATTCTGATTACCGGAAAGCTAATCAAAGATGCTTCCAAGTTTGAAAAGGGTATCGAATGGCCACTTGCCATGCTCGGAATGGCAGGAATGAATTTGCTTAATGCTTTTCTCGGCATCGACCTCTTCAACGCTTTCAAGAAAGAGAAGAAACCACAGCAGAATAATCCGAAACGCCAGGAATGA